A part of Acipenser ruthenus chromosome 12, fAciRut3.2 maternal haplotype, whole genome shotgun sequence genomic DNA contains:
- the LOC117417439 gene encoding uncharacterized protein LOC117417439, with product MPAPAEGFSLSRQAADNFRWGGVEFVSTQAVGAVYYTFFFWRKRRCEFELGSIVITTPQRYTYIIYWDEMVAKQRIRMANEKHSKNITQRGNVAKTTRNPQDDKVSVGPWLLALFIFVVCGSAIFQIIQSIRMGM from the exons ATGCCTGCGCCGGCGGAAGGATTTTCACTGTCAAGACAGGCAGCTGATAACTTCCGTTGGGGAGGTGTCGAGTTTGTGTCGACGCAGGCAGTCGGCGCtgtttattacactttttttttttggagaaagaGACGTTGCGAGTTTGAACTTGGCAGTATTGTCATAACAACACCTCAGCGCTATACATATATAATTTACTGGGACGAAATGGTGGCAAAACAGAGAATTCGTATGGCCAacgaaaaacacagcaaaaacatcACGCAGAGGGGAAATGTAGCGAAGACAACG AGAAACCCTCAGGATGATAAAGTGTCTGTTGGTCCCTGGTTATTGGCACTCTTCATTTTTGTTGTCTGTGGATCag CTATCTTCCAGATCATCCAGAGCATCAGGATGGGCATGTAA